A region of Streptomyces sp. NBC_01267 DNA encodes the following proteins:
- a CDS encoding helix-turn-helix domain-containing protein — translation MTSDDNDSHGIEVHLDRMLSERGMSLAELASRVGVTNVNLSILKNSRARAIRFTTLTRICEVLDCQPGDLLTYRGAEDERRR, via the coding sequence ATGACGTCGGACGACAACGACAGCCATGGGATCGAGGTCCATCTCGACCGCATGCTCAGCGAGCGTGGCATGTCCCTCGCGGAGCTCGCCTCCAGGGTCGGCGTGACCAACGTCAACCTGTCCATCCTGAAGAACAGCCGGGCCCGCGCGATCCGCTTCACCACGCTGACCCGCATCTGCGAGGTCCTCGACTGCCAGCCAGGCGACCTGCTTACGTACCGAGGCGCCGAAGACGAACGGCGGCGGTAA
- a CDS encoding alpha/beta fold hydrolase, whose translation MDILLIAGLWLDGSAWDDVVPELTALGHHPVPLTLPGQGDGAASATLDDQLAAVLAAVDAAPGKPLVVGHSAASTLAWLAGDARPEKVAKVALIGGFPAADERVYADHFAIEGGAMPFPGWELFEGADAADLDQQARDRFASAAVPVPEEVARGVVRLTDERRFDVPVVVVCPEFTPAQAEEWIAAGESPELARATHLEYVDLDSGHWPMVTRPRELARVLAKAANS comes from the coding sequence GTGGACATTCTGCTCATCGCTGGCTTGTGGCTCGACGGATCCGCATGGGACGACGTCGTTCCCGAACTCACCGCGCTCGGCCACCATCCCGTGCCGCTCACCCTCCCGGGCCAGGGTGATGGCGCCGCCTCCGCGACGCTTGACGACCAGTTGGCAGCAGTGCTTGCCGCGGTTGACGCGGCGCCTGGAAAGCCTCTGGTGGTAGGGCACTCCGCAGCATCGACCCTGGCCTGGCTGGCTGGCGACGCACGACCGGAGAAGGTGGCCAAGGTCGCCTTGATCGGCGGCTTCCCCGCCGCCGATGAGCGGGTCTACGCCGATCACTTCGCGATCGAGGGCGGCGCCATGCCCTTCCCGGGGTGGGAGCTTTTCGAGGGCGCGGACGCCGCTGACCTGGACCAGCAGGCCCGGGACCGCTTCGCGTCCGCCGCCGTTCCTGTCCCCGAGGAGGTCGCCAGGGGAGTCGTACGGTTGACCGACGAGCGCCGCTTCGACGTCCCCGTTGTGGTTGTCTGTCCCGAGTTCACCCCCGCCCAGGCCGAGGAGTGGATCGCCGCCGGTGAGAGTCCTGAGCTCGCCCGCGCTACTCACCTTGAGTACGTGGACCTCGACTCGGGCCACTGGCCGATGGTCACCCGCCCCCGTGAACTCGCCCGCGTCCTGGCAAAGGCTGCCAACTCCTAG
- a CDS encoding LuxR C-terminal-related transcriptional regulator produces MGAGNRDPTRELGIAERTVKAHIARIVEKLEQQTRLQVAVLAVLAPREAVLRSAVRVP; encoded by the coding sequence ATGGGTGCAGGAAATCGGGATCCTACGCGGGAGTTGGGGATCGCGGAGCGCACGGTGAAGGCGCACATTGCGCGGATCGTGGAAAAGCTGGAACAGCAGACGCGGCTGCAGGTCGCAGTGCTGGCCGTGCTCGCCCCACGAGAAGCTGTGCTCCGATCTGCTGTGCGAGTGCCGTGA
- a CDS encoding DUF6924 domain-containing protein, whose translation MQRSNWPLLEGRTRPIKTKEWGDLTVMDPDAGKQPRGRGFLAAEKDWLHIDAGNALENPIVTLYAGDDPGAESGWDTVEEITVTSTTGFLALCDSGYEPLRKMNLATAGVGPYLIRVHASDRSSDSKKPRFLIQIIPGERTGAEPEPSPSTIEESAGPLLVRTSFEQPDEWSHVLQALEGGSEHYESLTVIDNRAYAGFTADQIRSRIGRDDEDWPDSTLVLIADERALTSAEFPMLAVNNLPDDNDDPFRITLAAAGSFVVNTQLANTSFGEWGCGVDADGVYREEHY comes from the coding sequence ATGCAGCGTTCCAACTGGCCGCTCCTTGAAGGCCGCACCCGGCCGATCAAGACAAAGGAGTGGGGCGACCTGACCGTCATGGACCCCGACGCCGGCAAGCAGCCGCGCGGACGCGGGTTCCTGGCGGCCGAGAAGGACTGGCTGCACATCGACGCCGGGAACGCTTTGGAGAACCCCATCGTCACCCTCTACGCCGGAGACGACCCGGGAGCAGAAAGCGGCTGGGACACGGTCGAAGAGATCACCGTGACCTCCACGACCGGCTTCCTCGCCCTGTGCGACAGCGGTTACGAGCCGCTGCGCAAAATGAATCTCGCCACCGCAGGCGTGGGCCCCTATCTGATCCGTGTCCACGCCAGTGACCGGTCGTCGGACAGCAAGAAGCCCCGCTTCCTCATCCAGATCATTCCCGGCGAGCGTACGGGGGCCGAGCCCGAGCCGTCCCCCTCCACGATCGAGGAATCCGCCGGTCCGCTCCTGGTGCGGACGTCCTTCGAGCAGCCAGACGAGTGGTCACACGTGCTCCAGGCCCTAGAAGGAGGCTCGGAGCACTACGAGTCGCTCACCGTCATCGACAACCGCGCCTACGCGGGCTTCACAGCGGATCAGATCCGGTCGCGGATCGGGCGCGATGACGAGGACTGGCCCGACAGCACTCTCGTCCTCATCGCCGATGAGCGGGCATTGACCTCCGCGGAGTTCCCGATGCTGGCCGTGAACAATCTGCCCGACGATAACGACGATCCATTCAGGATCACCCTCGCAGCGGCCGGCTCCTTCGTCGTCAACACGCAGCTGGCTAACACGAGCTTTGGCGAATGGGGCTGTGGTGTCGACGCCGACGGCGTCTACCGCGAAGAGCACTACTGA
- a CDS encoding NucA/NucB deoxyribonuclease domain-containing protein yields the protein MRISASRRAVIGATLGTLLLTGISTATAQAAPEKYSITVAQASAVKNVYANTDAAASCRINTITLTRTSMCMDVGARLDLLKNGKPVGSATFDIKHFMTLKTNKLKWTESFTVGKARLVNAGGIRMNLSVGGGKGVKTAVKFPQGSTLGTAHKGTIGYAASVGKKKQLASPASYRFTFTKPGYTAGGFTYKSGKYRCDDTFWGPKQRTKNPGCVFPSASPVFSLSRSDAKVKQSANHILDAQRKIAGHPGASTPLHRITNEKTINAHRKAMCAKVHNPDPKKYDCDEYPFAASKEGGNPARGSTRIISAGDNRSAGARLGGFYKAQRVLNGDGYYVGIK from the coding sequence ATGCGCATCAGCGCGTCCAGGAGGGCCGTCATCGGTGCCACTCTCGGCACCCTCCTCCTTACCGGCATCAGCACCGCGACCGCGCAAGCCGCACCGGAGAAGTACAGCATCACCGTTGCCCAGGCCTCGGCCGTCAAGAACGTCTACGCCAACACGGATGCCGCCGCGAGCTGCAGGATCAACACCATCACCCTCACACGCACCAGCATGTGCATGGATGTCGGCGCTCGCCTCGACCTGCTCAAGAACGGCAAGCCGGTCGGCTCTGCCACCTTCGACATCAAGCACTTCATGACGCTGAAGACCAACAAGCTGAAGTGGACAGAGAGCTTCACCGTCGGCAAGGCCAGGCTTGTCAACGCCGGCGGCATCCGCATGAATCTGTCCGTCGGCGGCGGCAAGGGCGTCAAGACCGCCGTCAAGTTCCCGCAGGGGTCCACCCTCGGCACAGCCCACAAGGGAACCATTGGCTACGCCGCCAGTGTCGGGAAGAAGAAGCAGCTCGCCAGCCCGGCCTCCTACCGGTTCACCTTCACCAAGCCCGGCTACACAGCAGGCGGCTTCACCTACAAGTCCGGTAAGTACCGCTGCGACGACACGTTCTGGGGCCCCAAACAGCGCACCAAGAACCCCGGCTGCGTCTTCCCGTCCGCATCCCCCGTCTTCAGCCTCTCCCGCAGCGACGCGAAGGTGAAGCAGTCCGCCAACCACATTCTCGATGCCCAGCGCAAGATCGCTGGTCACCCGGGCGCCTCCACCCCGCTGCACCGCATCACGAACGAGAAGACCATCAACGCCCACCGCAAGGCCATGTGCGCGAAGGTGCACAACCCCGACCCCAAGAAGTACGACTGCGACGAGTACCCGTTCGCCGCCAGCAAGGAGGGCGGCAACCCGGCCCGCGGCAGCACCCGCATCATCTCCGCCGGTGACAACCGCAGCGCCGGCGCCCGCCTCGGCGGCTTCTACAAGGCCCAGCGCGTCCTCAACGGCGACGGCTACTACGTCGGCATCAAGTAA
- a CDS encoding barstar family protein, whose amino-acid sequence MPTEDSPRLTAKHWQDCTDVYDFLDQIRLRPGMWVPGSSLPHLQSLLTGYRAALGVHGIEEPFAFWPEDDFNRWLQEQRDIAGSLTWAAEIERNTPIGSTPVEEFFRLLDAYRSESAQNSAPGAASTRFPGIEYMDNTFVTLFWRRRLLTEAELRLEECGFRVVHLAAGEWASEQDMHRDVAAALQFPDYYGHNLDALNDCLGDVACYGPYDGSPEGTGLVLSITDYDHFTAACPRAAQVVLDIVADQARQAAVLRRRFFCLLHSNDPDIQFEPVGAMPVMWNSDEALDAKRR is encoded by the coding sequence ATGCCGACCGAAGACAGCCCGCGCCTCACGGCCAAGCACTGGCAGGACTGCACGGACGTGTACGACTTCCTGGATCAGATCCGGCTCCGGCCCGGCATGTGGGTCCCCGGCAGCTCGCTCCCGCACCTGCAGTCCTTGCTCACCGGCTACCGGGCAGCGCTCGGTGTGCACGGCATCGAGGAACCCTTCGCCTTCTGGCCCGAGGACGACTTCAACCGCTGGCTCCAAGAGCAACGCGACATCGCCGGCTCCCTCACCTGGGCAGCCGAGATCGAACGCAACACCCCCATAGGCTCGACGCCGGTCGAGGAGTTCTTCCGCCTCCTGGACGCGTACCGGAGTGAATCCGCCCAGAACTCGGCACCGGGCGCTGCCTCGACCCGCTTTCCCGGCATCGAGTACATGGACAACACCTTCGTCACCCTTTTCTGGCGCCGACGGCTCCTCACGGAAGCCGAACTGCGGCTCGAAGAGTGCGGCTTCCGCGTCGTCCACCTCGCCGCGGGCGAATGGGCCTCCGAGCAGGACATGCACAGGGACGTTGCCGCCGCGCTGCAGTTCCCCGACTACTACGGCCACAACCTAGACGCGCTCAACGACTGTCTCGGCGATGTGGCCTGCTACGGCCCGTACGACGGCTCACCAGAGGGTACTGGGCTCGTCCTGTCCATCACCGATTACGACCACTTCACCGCCGCTTGCCCGCGAGCGGCCCAGGTCGTTCTGGACATCGTCGCCGACCAGGCCCGCCAGGCGGCGGTGCTTCGGCGCCGCTTCTTCTGCCTGCTCCACAGCAACGACCCGGATATCCAGTTCGAACCGGTCGGAGCCATGCCCGTCATGTGGAACAGCGACGAAGCGCTCGACGCCAAACGTCGGTGA
- a CDS encoding IS630 family transposase (programmed frameshift) codes for MRYSEGGGLTAERRAFREEIRLQAGQRFAAGEKTLVIAKDLRVSVRSVERWRRAWREGGMEGLRSAGPANSPTITDAQFGVLEEELGKGPATHGFEDERWTLVRVQVVIRRRLRVSVSVATVWRLLKRHGWSWQAPARRALERDEHAVELWKKEVWPRVKGSRRPLGPGSFFEDEAGFSMTPPRARTWGRRGHTPVIRVRGRSRRRTSVAALCCYKAGEKSRVIHRPRTHLLLKGARKSFSWQDYRDLLVRAHIQLDGPIVVVWDNLNTHLAAGLKRYEAEHDWLTTVRLPPYAPDLNPVEAVWSLVRRAMANTAFTTPDDLDRKLRSELRRIQLRPRLIDGCLTATRLAVNPPTPP; via the exons GTGAGGTATTCGGAGGGTGGGGGCCTGACCGCTGAGCGTCGGGCGTTTCGTGAGGAGATCCGGCTTCAGGCCGGGCAGCGGTTCGCGGCGGGTGAGAAGACCTTGGTGATCGCGAAGGACTTGCGAGTGAGCGTGCGGTCGGTGGAACGCTGGCGTCGGGCCTGGCGCGAGGGCGGCATGGAGGGCCTGCGTTCCGCGGGTCCGGCGAACTCACCGACCATCACCGATGCCCAGTTCGGCGTGCTGGAGGAGGAACTCGGCAAAGGCCCTGCGACGCACGGCTTCGAAGACGAACGCTGGACCCTGGTCCGGGTCCAGGTAGTGATCCGCCGTCGGCTGCGAGTGAGCGTGTCGGTGGCGACGGTGTGGCGGCTACTGAAACGGCACGGCTGGTCCTGGCAGGCGCCCGCCCGCAGAGCACTGGAACGTGACGAGCACGCGGTGGAGCTGTGGAAGAAGGAGGTGTGGCCCCGGGTAAAAGGCTCGCGGCGGCCTCTGGGGCCTGGATCGT TCTTCGAGGACGAGGCCGGCTTCTCGATGACGCCGCCCCGTGCCCGTACCTGGGGCCGGCGCGGGCATACCCCCGTCATCCGCGTGCGTGGCAGGTCCCGCCGCCGGACCTCGGTTGCCGCGCTGTGTTGCTACAAGGCCGGCGAGAAGAGCCGTGTCATCCACCGGCCCCGCACGCACCTCCTGCTCAAGGGCGCCCGCAAGAGCTTCTCCTGGCAGGACTATCGCGACCTCCTGGTGCGGGCACACATCCAGCTCGACGGACCGATCGTGGTGGTCTGGGACAATCTCAACACCCATCTGGCCGCGGGGCTGAAGCGGTACGAGGCCGAACACGACTGGCTCACCACCGTCCGGCTTCCGCCGTATGCACCCGACCTGAATCCGGTCGAGGCTGTCTGGTCACTCGTGCGCAGAGCAATGGCCAACACCGCATTCACCACCCCCGACGACCTCGACCGCAAGCTCCGCAGCGAGTTACGCAGGATCCAACTCCGGCCCCGTCTCATCGACGGCTGTCTCACCGCCACAAGACTGGCCGTCAACCCACCGACCCCGCCTTGA
- a CDS encoding helix-turn-helix domain-containing protein, with protein sequence MSIRSQSGPARPARSAPCVDTDRATRCTEAVRDIAEDLTALSEELMQSAYGIATPTTELLDRVVAIKSLTQEAIGALVVRQRSQGEPLGELAEILERTEDRLRKKYNPHIVDQALTSRHRPRRTTPDNQTAADLPDTPNPLRQPRQRLASALTLMWNGSHISQRELADRMKIHPSYVSRILSGQRDVSWQHVKAISDTCGGNSALMKPLWETAARVRPSAAEPVQALRTYLQALHYAAGSPSDETLLASAQHITATELRQALDGPGVPVWQVVARLTTVLHGLPDTIRPLWRQAHANAETSTLNAQVRRQARASAKISTLRAESF encoded by the coding sequence GTGTCTATCCGTTCGCAGTCGGGCCCCGCACGGCCCGCCCGCTCCGCGCCCTGCGTCGACACCGATCGCGCCACCCGCTGCACCGAAGCCGTCCGCGACATCGCCGAGGACCTCACCGCACTCTCCGAAGAACTGATGCAGAGCGCCTACGGCATCGCCACCCCGACAACGGAACTGCTCGACCGCGTCGTCGCGATCAAGAGCCTGACGCAGGAAGCGATCGGAGCCCTCGTCGTACGCCAACGCTCCCAGGGCGAACCGCTCGGCGAACTCGCGGAAATCCTGGAGCGCACCGAGGACCGGCTGCGCAAGAAATACAACCCGCACATCGTCGACCAGGCCCTGACATCACGTCACCGACCGCGCCGCACCACCCCGGACAACCAAACCGCAGCCGACCTGCCGGATACACCGAACCCGCTGCGCCAGCCACGCCAGCGTCTGGCCAGCGCGCTCACCCTCATGTGGAACGGCTCGCACATCTCCCAGCGGGAACTCGCCGACCGCATGAAAATCCACCCGTCCTACGTATCACGCATACTCTCCGGCCAGCGCGACGTCTCCTGGCAGCACGTCAAGGCCATCTCCGATACGTGCGGGGGCAACTCCGCTCTGATGAAACCCCTCTGGGAAACAGCCGCCCGAGTACGCCCCTCAGCCGCAGAACCCGTCCAGGCCCTGCGCACCTACCTGCAAGCCCTCCACTACGCTGCCGGATCCCCAAGCGACGAGACGCTCCTCGCCTCCGCGCAACACATCACCGCTACCGAGCTACGACAGGCGCTCGACGGCCCAGGCGTCCCCGTGTGGCAGGTGGTCGCACGGCTCACCACCGTCCTCCACGGCCTGCCCGACACCATCCGACCACTGTGGCGCCAGGCCCACGCCAACGCCGAGACCAGCACACTCAACGCCCAAGTCCGGCGCCAGGCCCGCGCCAGCGCCAAGATCAGCACCCTCCGCGCCGAGTCCTTCTGA
- a CDS encoding DUF6207 family protein, with amino-acid sequence MDKIDAQHVAEPGLVVLDITAADESTALQTMTELSQLWATSGVSPVQRTPGEPGIHTRLYANLRHYDSDGTQDPTP; translated from the coding sequence ATGGACAAGATCGACGCACAACACGTAGCCGAACCCGGACTCGTCGTTCTCGACATCACCGCGGCCGACGAATCAACCGCCCTGCAGACCATGACCGAACTCAGCCAGCTCTGGGCGACTTCCGGCGTCAGCCCCGTCCAGCGCACACCCGGCGAACCCGGCATCCACACACGGCTGTACGCGAACCTCCGGCACTACGACAGCGATGGCACCCAAGATCCGACCCCGTGA
- a CDS encoding DUF6233 domain-containing protein, translated as MSVLDHRRRPRGQMVHVHDCEVAGEAGREIDLDQALTALRGPGGGACQEYDAAAALLPLR; from the coding sequence GTGAGCGTGCTGGACCACCGCCGCCGACCGCGGGGCCAGATGGTTCACGTCCACGACTGCGAGGTCGCGGGAGAGGCCGGGCGGGAAATCGATCTCGACCAGGCGCTCACCGCGCTGCGCGGACCCGGCGGCGGGGCGTGCCAGGAGTACGACGCCGCTGCGGCACTTCTGCCCCTGCGGTAG
- a CDS encoding DUF6042 family protein produces the protein MTENPSVPGRRRDMAMHNDWFVSGWDHVLPRQGFPLTMLIGTASQPGCTGSLDDLVQEIFDGHWDMIGGDLDGALTFSWPDEEWDYEEAPEGREACEARRWEQFGAMLTAAGYPVPTTVRDLSELYLTWGLASRAETPDGARWSMPAALPLPGDLLPLDSEQSQRLDKIRWTLRTGPLVNTLINHLVDDLGEPQEVLTSLDRLAAATGQDADDVRLALAELVESGDAHVQRGQEPADAERLEAHRRFRLVMDWEHFHETRMQLSIAGDDT, from the coding sequence ATGACTGAGAACCCGTCTGTGCCCGGCCGGCGCCGGGATATGGCGATGCACAACGACTGGTTCGTCTCGGGCTGGGACCACGTGCTGCCCCGCCAGGGCTTCCCCCTGACGATGCTGATCGGGACCGCGAGCCAGCCCGGCTGCACCGGTTCGCTGGACGACCTGGTGCAGGAGATCTTCGACGGCCACTGGGACATGATCGGCGGCGATCTCGATGGAGCGCTCACGTTCTCGTGGCCTGATGAGGAGTGGGACTACGAGGAAGCGCCGGAAGGCCGCGAGGCGTGCGAGGCGCGGCGCTGGGAGCAGTTCGGCGCCATGCTGACGGCTGCTGGCTACCCGGTGCCCACAACGGTGCGGGACCTGTCCGAGCTCTACCTGACGTGGGGCCTGGCCAGCCGCGCGGAGACACCGGACGGCGCCCGGTGGTCGATGCCCGCCGCGCTCCCGCTGCCCGGCGACCTGCTCCCCTTGGATTCCGAACAGAGCCAGCGCCTCGACAAGATCCGCTGGACGCTGCGCACCGGGCCGCTCGTCAACACCCTCATCAACCATCTGGTCGACGATCTGGGTGAACCGCAGGAGGTCCTCACCTCCCTGGACCGCCTGGCGGCCGCCACCGGCCAGGACGCCGACGACGTCCGTCTCGCCCTCGCGGAGCTCGTGGAGTCTGGGGACGCCCACGTGCAGCGCGGCCAGGAGCCCGCCGACGCCGAGCGCCTGGAGGCCCACCGGCGCTTCCGCCTGGTCATGGACTGGGAGCACTTCCACGAGACCCGGATGCAGCTGAGCATCGCGGGCGACGACACGTGA
- a CDS encoding helix-turn-helix domain-containing protein encodes MGTDYQQAREDLGIRLRELRLTAPEGRLTGTQLATRLGPGWSKVKVSKLENGRQTATSEDLRAWAQGTGQPETYDELLARLRGFESHIRSWRRQLAAGHKTVQDAAAAEGERTEVLTIWENCLIPGMLQIPDYARHVFTRHSELMRSPRDTEDAVRARIQRQEGLYQRGRKYRIMMWEGALRSLVCPPPVLASQLHHLAGAIGLDTVELGIIPFSASLKIFPGNSFWIYDERLAIVEDWHAELWIDDVASVATYLRVWNTLQESAVYGADAHHIINTARRALTPR; translated from the coding sequence GTGGGTACGGACTATCAGCAGGCGCGTGAGGATCTCGGAATTCGGCTCCGGGAACTGCGGCTCACCGCCCCTGAGGGTCGGCTCACCGGTACGCAGCTCGCGACCCGCCTCGGCCCGGGGTGGTCCAAGGTCAAGGTCAGCAAGCTGGAAAACGGCCGCCAGACCGCGACCTCCGAAGACCTTCGCGCGTGGGCACAGGGGACCGGGCAGCCCGAGACGTACGACGAACTCCTGGCCCGGCTCAGAGGATTCGAGTCGCACATTCGCTCATGGCGCCGGCAGCTCGCGGCAGGGCACAAGACGGTGCAGGACGCGGCAGCGGCGGAGGGGGAGCGGACGGAGGTCCTCACCATCTGGGAGAACTGCCTCATCCCCGGCATGCTGCAGATCCCGGACTATGCCCGCCACGTCTTCACCCGCCACTCCGAACTCATGCGCTCCCCCCGCGACACCGAGGACGCAGTACGTGCCCGGATCCAGCGCCAGGAGGGTCTGTACCAGCGCGGCAGGAAGTATCGGATCATGATGTGGGAGGGGGCGCTGCGCTCTCTGGTCTGCCCCCCGCCCGTACTCGCCTCGCAGCTCCATCATCTGGCGGGGGCCATCGGCCTGGACACCGTCGAACTCGGGATCATCCCGTTCAGCGCCTCGCTGAAGATCTTCCCCGGCAACAGCTTCTGGATCTATGACGAACGCCTGGCCATCGTCGAAGACTGGCACGCGGAACTCTGGATCGACGACGTGGCCAGCGTCGCCACCTACCTGCGCGTCTGGAACACCCTTCAGGAATCTGCCGTCTACGGGGCCGACGCCCACCACATCATCAACACGGCCAGGCGCGCCCTGACCCCGCGCTGA
- a CDS encoding DUF6879 family protein, with protein MARRLRFNGTGSGGGSCPAVHEDLDTGEIIVHGPRLTDPEALAQLQHIDEDEIPVVIPRNTLIDFGPKDREEEPRILTPEEFARMFENFRHSAWHLEMARGYAVDRATSTYQQFVRGETPTWDMASPWAHTITAKTADGASVARVRIVDDPPTEGQRYLLAHAEHNEQLGEDVRNMWRADAERHNLPDEDFWIFDSHIVAVCLWDEAENLTGVELISEPARVNQYNRWRDAAMHYALPYPEFVARMAAGE; from the coding sequence ATGGCGCGACGACTGCGCTTCAACGGCACGGGAAGCGGCGGCGGTTCCTGCCCCGCAGTGCATGAGGACTTGGACACGGGCGAGATCATCGTGCACGGGCCGCGCCTCACCGACCCCGAGGCGCTCGCCCAGCTCCAGCACATCGACGAAGACGAGATCCCGGTCGTCATCCCGCGCAACACCCTCATCGACTTCGGACCGAAGGATCGCGAGGAAGAGCCGCGCATCCTCACCCCCGAAGAGTTTGCGCGGATGTTCGAGAACTTCCGGCACAGCGCATGGCACCTGGAGATGGCCCGCGGCTACGCCGTCGACAGGGCGACCAGCACCTACCAGCAGTTCGTACGGGGCGAGACGCCTACGTGGGACATGGCCTCACCGTGGGCCCACACCATCACCGCCAAGACCGCAGACGGCGCGAGCGTCGCGCGGGTGCGCATCGTCGACGACCCGCCGACCGAGGGACAGCGCTACCTCCTCGCGCACGCCGAACACAACGAGCAGCTGGGTGAGGACGTCCGCAACATGTGGCGCGCGGACGCCGAACGCCACAACCTCCCCGACGAAGACTTCTGGATCTTCGACTCACACATCGTCGCCGTGTGCCTCTGGGACGAGGCGGAGAACCTGACGGGTGTGGAGCTGATCTCGGAGCCCGCACGGGTCAACCAGTACAACCGGTGGCGTGACGCCGCCATGCACTATGCCCTCCCGTACCCGGAGTTCGTGGCGCGGATGGCAGCGGGGGAGTAG
- a CDS encoding IS3 family transposase (programmed frameshift) has translation MAKQYPKELKERAVRLVLETRDQYKTESAAIRSIGAKLDIGPESLRNWVRQAEVDAGARTGTTTEESAQLKALKKEVAELKRANEILKAAAKFLRGRARPATHTLVAFIDEHRDRFGGVEPICRTLTEHDCSIHPSTYYAHKKRPLSARAMRDAELAPLIVEIFRDNYSVYGARKIWAELKRQGHQVARCTVERLMKAEGLTGAVRGKKIVTTRADKEADRAPDRLGRQFVASAPNRVWVADFTYVATWSGTVHVAFVVDTFSRRIVGWSAATNKQTPLVLSALEMGLWQRDRANTPVMARELIHHSDAGSQYTSFRLAAHLASEQIAASIGTVGDALDNALMESTIGLYKTELIKPQRPWKALSDVELATAEWADWYNHRRLHGEIGHVPPVEYEATYYQQNTQEPQVTATI, from the exons ATGGCGAAGCAATACCCCAAGGAGCTCAAGGAGCGGGCCGTGCGTCTGGTCCTGGAGACTCGTGATCAGTACAAGACGGAGTCCGCGGCGATCCGGTCGATCGGCGCGAAGCTCGACATCGGGCCGGAGTCCCTGCGGAACTGGGTGCGGCAGGCCGAGGTCGACGCCGGTGCTCGGACCGGGACAACGACCGAGGAATCCGCCCAGCTCAAAGCCCTCAAGAAGGAGGTCGCCGAGCTGAAGCGGGCGAACGAGATCTTGAAGGCGGCGGCGA AGTTTCTTCGCGGCCGAGCTCGACCGGCCACACACACGCTCGTAGCGTTCATCGACGAGCACCGGGACCGCTTCGGCGGAGTCGAGCCGATCTGCAGGACGCTCACCGAGCACGATTGCAGCATCCACCCGTCCACCTACTACGCACACAAGAAGCGCCCGCTGTCAGCCCGTGCCATGCGGGACGCGGAACTGGCTCCGTTGATCGTGGAGATATTCCGGGACAACTACAGCGTCTACGGGGCCCGCAAGATCTGGGCCGAGCTGAAGCGGCAAGGTCATCAGGTGGCGCGGTGCACTGTTGAGCGCCTGATGAAAGCCGAGGGCCTCACGGGGGCGGTGCGCGGGAAGAAGATCGTCACCACCAGGGCGGACAAGGAAGCCGACCGGGCGCCGGACCGGCTGGGCCGGCAGTTCGTGGCCAGCGCCCCCAACCGGGTGTGGGTCGCCGACTTCACCTACGTGGCCACCTGGTCCGGCACCGTCCACGTCGCGTTCGTCGTGGACACCTTCTCCCGCCGGATTGTCGGCTGGTCCGCCGCGACGAACAAGCAGACCCCGCTGGTGCTGTCCGCACTCGAGATGGGCCTGTGGCAACGTGACCGCGCGAACACCCCTGTGATGGCACGGGAGTTGATCCATCACTCCGATGCCGGTTCGCAATACACCAGCTTCCGGCTCGCCGCCCACCTGGCGTCCGAACAGATCGCGGCCTCCATCGGCACCGTCGGCGACGCCCTGGACAACGCCCTGATGGAATCGACCATCGGTCTGTACAAAACCGAGCTGATCAAACCGCAGCGTCCCTGGAAGGCCCTGAGCGACGTCGAGTTGGCCACGGCCGAATGGGCCGACTGGTACAACCACCGACGACTCCACGGTGAAATAGGACACGTCCCACCAGTCGAATACGAAGCCACCTACTACCAACAGAACACCCAAGAACCGCAGGTCACAGCCACAATCTAG
- a CDS encoding helix-turn-helix domain-containing protein — translation MEINRLHVVIATARRAAGWSQEALAERSGVSVRTIRNLELASKFHDSPPTESVGRFRAVG, via the coding sequence ATGGAAATAAATAGACTCCATGTTGTCATCGCGACAGCCCGCAGAGCCGCAGGCTGGAGTCAAGAGGCACTGGCGGAGCGCTCCGGAGTCAGTGTCAGAACCATTCGCAACCTGGAGTTAGCCTCGAAGTTTCATGACAGTCCGCCGACGGAGTCGGTGGGCCGTTTTCGTGCCGTGGGCTGA